Proteins from one Phocoena sinus isolate mPhoSin1 chromosome 8, mPhoSin1.pri, whole genome shotgun sequence genomic window:
- the LRRC55 gene encoding leucine-rich repeat-containing protein 55 yields the protein MDTAPAPMGSLQHRSCQQPKMGDTWSQLPWPGPPRPAMLLVSLILAAGVMPSDAGTSCPVLCTCHNQVVDCSSQRLFSVPPDLPRDTRNLSLAHNRIAAVPSGYLTCYVELRVLDLRNNSLVELPAGLFLHAKRLAHLDLSYNNLSHVPADMFQAAHGLVHIDLSHNPGLRRVHPRAFQGLAQLRDLDLSYGGLAFLSLEALEGLPGLVTLQIGGNPWVCGCTMEPLLKWLRNRIQRCTADSQLAECRGPPEVEGAPLFSLTEESFKACHLTLTLDDYLFIAFVGFVVSIASVATNFLLGITANCCHRWSKASEEEEV from the exons ATGGACACAGCCCCAGCCCCGATGGGCTCCCTTCAGCACCGCTCTTGCCAGCAGCCTAAGATGGGTGACACCTGGTCCCAGCTGCCCTGGCCTGGGCCCCCCCGCCCGGCCATGCTGCTGGTCTCCCTCATCTTGGCCGCAGGGGTGATGCCCTCGGATGCCGGCACCAGCTGCCCGGTCCTTTGCACGTGCCATAACCAGGTGGTGGATTGCAGCAGCCAACGGCTCTTCTCCGTGCCCCCGGACCTGCCGAGGGACACTCGCAACCTCAGCCTGGCCCACAACCGCATCGCCGCCGTGCCGTCCGGCTACCTCACGTGCTACGTAGAGCTCCGGGTGCTGGATTTGCGCAACAACTCCTTGGTCGAACTGCCCGCGGGCCTCTTCCTGCACGCCAAGCGCCTGGCACACCTAGACCTGAGCTACAACAACCTCAGCCACGTGCCGGCCGACATGTTCCAGGCTGCCCACGGCCTCGTGCACATCGACCTGAGCCACAACCCGGGGCTACGGAGGGTGCACCCGCGGGCCTTCCAGGGCCTGGCGCAGCTCCGGGACCTGGACCTCAGCTACGGGGGCCTGGCCTTCCTCAGCCTCGAGGCTCTCGAGGGCCTGCCGGGGCTGGTGACCCTGCAGATCGGCGGCAACCCCTGGGTGTGCGGCTGCACCATGGAGCCCCTGCTGAAGTGGCTGCGGAACCGCATCCAGCGCTGCACGGCGG ATTCTCAGCTGGCTGAGTGCCGGGGCCCCCCAGAAGTCGAGGGCGCCCCACTCTTCTCCCTGACCGAGGAGAGCTTCAAGGCCTGCCACTTGACCCTGACCCTGGATGATTACCTCTTCATCGCCTTCGTGGGTTTCGTGGTCTCCATCGCATCCGTGGCCACCAACTTCCTCCTGGGCATCACGGCCAACTGCTGTCACCGCTGGAGCAAGGCCAGCGAAGAGGAGGAGGTCTGA